Proteins from one Niallia circulans genomic window:
- the mngB gene encoding mannosylglycerate hydrolase produces MKKVHIIPHMHWDREWYFSTEESRILLVNNMEEIFEVLEGNPDYPCFLLDGQTAILEDYLAVKPQAKDRIKKLVQTGKLLIGPWYTQTDEMIVGGESIVRNLLYGSKDCEAFGEAMKIGYLPDSFGQSAQLPQILNGFDIKHFIFWRGASERLGTDKTEFYWESDEGSRVLVQLLPLGYAIGKYLPEEEEALQTRMKKYFPVLDKGSTNGNVILPNGHDQMPIQQNIFEVMETLKRLYPDREFLLSSYMDSFAALSSSLPTVRGEMLDGKYMRVHRSIFSSRMDIKAANTRIENKIVDILEPLAAIAYSLGFEYHHGLIELIWKEVLKNHAHDSIGCCCSDKVHQEIMNRFVLAEEKIDRLIDFYKRKISDAIATDRKEDIVTAFNLLSYERVDTINAVVTTKQTAFILEDANGSEIPFELVEKVRLDPGLVDRQLVHYENYEPFWQYHIQFKAAIPAMGYKAFFIVPQENEMEAAITEKDWIETDYYHIKVNANGTLTIFDKEIGLKLENVLLLETSGDDGDEYDFSPVLNEEPNIHKNASASFVIMENSYEAQIYIKVKLPLPKDLQDREDNRNSVISEIKWNITIPFDKPIINVAGAIHNNAKDYRLRTYIPSKIAAAVSVSDNQFGSIKRSVLDPAIQYWEEEGWDERPDAIYPMLSYVSLCNDYYTVSTLTNSIREYEIVGAESDTIALTLLRSVGYLGKENLVRRPGRPSGIKLSTPDSQMIGQLNVEFAVSTKKGAQNTGKLAKEYRSRIQTYNKIPYNAMKLNTAVKQTPLSFSLLQDTNSANVLSTLKKAEKEEGLILRLYNPTEKEVESSFILKTKYKDIFLCQLNENIICPLAMDTNTISICIKPNQVQTILIK; encoded by the coding sequence ATGAAAAAAGTACATATTATACCGCATATGCACTGGGATCGAGAATGGTATTTTTCAACAGAGGAATCTCGTATCCTGCTTGTAAACAATATGGAAGAAATCTTTGAGGTGCTTGAGGGAAATCCGGATTATCCATGCTTCTTATTAGACGGGCAAACTGCTATACTCGAGGACTATCTGGCCGTTAAGCCGCAAGCAAAAGACAGAATAAAAAAGCTTGTCCAAACAGGCAAGCTATTAATTGGACCGTGGTATACACAAACAGATGAAATGATTGTTGGAGGAGAATCGATTGTACGTAATTTGTTATACGGAAGTAAGGATTGCGAAGCTTTTGGTGAGGCGATGAAAATCGGTTATTTGCCTGATTCCTTTGGGCAATCAGCGCAATTGCCGCAAATTTTAAATGGGTTTGATATTAAGCACTTTATTTTCTGGAGAGGTGCCTCTGAACGGCTTGGCACAGACAAGACTGAATTTTATTGGGAAAGTGATGAAGGCTCAAGAGTGCTTGTACAGCTTCTTCCACTAGGGTATGCCATTGGAAAATATTTACCGGAAGAGGAGGAAGCACTTCAAACGAGAATGAAAAAATATTTTCCTGTCTTAGATAAGGGCAGTACAAATGGCAATGTTATTTTGCCGAACGGCCATGATCAAATGCCTATTCAACAGAATATTTTCGAAGTTATGGAGACATTAAAAAGACTGTATCCTGACAGAGAATTTTTGTTAAGCAGCTATATGGACAGTTTTGCAGCTTTGTCTTCTTCGCTGCCGACTGTTCGAGGGGAAATGCTTGATGGCAAATACATGCGCGTCCATCGAAGTATATTTTCAAGCCGGATGGATATTAAAGCAGCAAACACGAGGATAGAAAATAAAATCGTTGATATTTTGGAACCTTTAGCAGCGATTGCTTATTCATTGGGATTTGAATACCATCATGGTTTAATTGAATTAATTTGGAAAGAAGTGCTCAAAAACCATGCCCATGACAGTATCGGCTGCTGCTGTTCAGATAAGGTTCATCAAGAAATAATGAATCGCTTTGTGCTTGCAGAGGAGAAGATCGACAGGCTGATTGATTTTTACAAACGGAAGATTTCAGATGCCATTGCGACAGACCGAAAAGAGGATATCGTGACAGCATTTAATTTGCTTTCCTATGAAAGAGTGGACACGATAAATGCTGTTGTTACAACAAAGCAAACAGCTTTTATTCTTGAAGATGCGAACGGGTCTGAAATTCCATTTGAGCTTGTTGAAAAAGTCCGCTTAGATCCTGGTTTGGTTGACCGGCAGCTCGTTCATTATGAGAATTATGAACCCTTTTGGCAATACCATATCCAGTTTAAGGCAGCTATTCCCGCAATGGGGTACAAGGCGTTTTTTATTGTACCGCAGGAGAATGAAATGGAAGCAGCCATTACGGAAAAGGACTGGATTGAAACCGACTATTATCACATAAAAGTTAATGCAAATGGAACATTAACGATTTTTGATAAGGAGATTGGGCTCAAGCTCGAAAATGTGTTGCTGCTTGAAACATCTGGCGATGACGGGGACGAATACGATTTTTCTCCCGTGTTAAATGAGGAGCCTAACATTCATAAGAATGCTAGTGCTTCGTTTGTAATTATGGAAAACAGCTATGAAGCGCAAATATATATAAAGGTCAAACTTCCTTTGCCAAAAGATTTACAGGATAGGGAAGATAACAGGAACAGTGTTATTTCAGAAATTAAGTGGAACATAACAATTCCTTTTGACAAGCCGATAATTAATGTGGCTGGTGCTATTCATAACAACGCAAAGGATTATCGATTACGCACTTACATTCCAAGTAAAATCGCAGCTGCTGTTTCTGTTTCTGATAATCAATTTGGTTCAATTAAAAGAAGTGTACTTGATCCAGCCATCCAGTACTGGGAGGAAGAAGGGTGGGATGAGCGTCCTGACGCTATTTATCCGATGCTGTCATACGTCAGCTTATGCAATGATTATTACACAGTGAGTACCTTAACAAACAGTATTCGTGAATATGAAATCGTAGGAGCAGAGTCTGATACTATTGCACTTACGTTGTTACGTAGTGTTGGCTATCTTGGGAAAGAGAATTTAGTGCGCAGGCCCGGCAGGCCATCTGGAATAAAGCTTTCTACTCCTGATTCTCAAATGATTGGTCAGCTTAATGTAGAGTTTGCTGTCTCTACAAAAAAAGGCGCACAAAACACAGGGAAACTAGCTAAAGAATATAGATCACGAATACAAACATATAATAAAATACCGTATAATGCGATGAAGTTAAACACAGCAGTGAAGCAAACGCCACTCAGCTTTAGTTTGCTTCAAGACACAAACAGCGCTAATGTGCTAAGTACATTAAAAAAGGCCGAAAAGGAAGAAGGCTTGATTTTACGTTTATACAATCCGACTGAAAAGGAGGTTGAATCTTCCTTTATCTTAAAGACAAAATATAAGGATATCTTTTTGTGTCAATTAAACGAAAATATTATTTGTCCTTTAGCAATGGACACAAATACAATATCTATTTGTATTAAGCCAAATCAAGTACAGACCATTTTAATAAAATAG
- the sda gene encoding sporulation histidine kinase inhibitor Sda, whose protein sequence is MSSLKLLSDKSLLFAYRHAQRLNLDMEFITMLKQEITKRKLIHIVFNKNTKILYNQHNKEDR, encoded by the coding sequence ATGTCTTCCTTGAAACTCCTTAGTGATAAATCCTTGCTATTTGCCTATAGACATGCACAGCGTTTAAATCTAGACATGGAATTTATTACAATGCTAAAACAGGAAATAACCAAACGAAAGCTAATTCATATTGTCTTTAACAAAAACACAAAAATTCTCTATAATCAACATAATAAAGAGGATAGATAA
- a CDS encoding extracellular solute-binding protein: protein MKRLGYGFLAASLAALVLAGCSDKEEKAAVTKDGKPQLTALITKHPLTQDVNKIEWLKEIEDRLGIDIKWQEVSADWDQKKGALLAGGDVPDLIIGPNAITDADYVQFPGLFEDLADDVDSSLPNVKAMFDAKPETKAIATQLDGQIYGLPKYQRFWPGTATRQFINQDWLDNLGLKMPTNWDELYTVLKAFKDEDANGNGDKNDEIPMDFSPTGTIGFGFFQPTVLLGSFGITLTDASGSGYYVEDGQVKNFLTDDRYKELVEFLHKCYAEGLINKEVFTQDYTKYQSLARGDKDTAKVGYTFGWEVTDRFGNEVAPQYASMAPLQVTAGDDVQVSWDYDYNGLNYGVNMITLSAQSQNKEAALEFINELYDPKVSMQVLFGSIGTNIEENADGSYKVLPPKDENMDPGTWKWTTTWADNGPMYVADDLKLELGTDMQSVGKQTEPLQEALDAIDVENDVLPSMFIKYSKEDNSKLSLNNTNLMNLALAKYSQWITKGGVDKEWDAYLENAEKTGLPENIKIMQKYYDDYKKNQ from the coding sequence ATGAAAAGATTAGGTTATGGTTTTCTGGCAGCATCACTCGCCGCTCTTGTTTTAGCAGGCTGTTCAGACAAAGAGGAAAAGGCAGCCGTCACAAAGGATGGGAAGCCGCAGCTTACTGCACTTATAACAAAGCACCCATTAACACAGGATGTGAACAAAATTGAATGGCTCAAAGAGATAGAGGACCGGCTTGGGATTGATATTAAGTGGCAGGAAGTTTCGGCAGATTGGGATCAGAAGAAAGGGGCCTTGCTTGCTGGTGGTGATGTACCTGATTTAATTATTGGCCCTAATGCCATTACAGATGCAGATTATGTGCAATTTCCAGGCTTGTTTGAGGATTTGGCTGATGATGTGGATTCAAGCCTGCCAAATGTCAAGGCGATGTTTGATGCAAAGCCGGAAACAAAAGCAATTGCGACACAGCTTGACGGCCAAATATACGGGCTGCCTAAATATCAGAGATTTTGGCCTGGAACAGCTACAAGACAATTCATCAACCAAGACTGGCTTGATAATCTTGGCTTGAAAATGCCGACAAACTGGGATGAATTATATACAGTTCTTAAAGCATTCAAGGATGAGGATGCAAACGGAAACGGAGACAAAAATGACGAAATTCCAATGGACTTTTCACCAACTGGCACAATCGGCTTTGGCTTCTTCCAGCCAACCGTCCTGTTAGGAAGCTTTGGCATCACACTGACAGATGCGAGTGGTTCAGGCTACTATGTGGAGGATGGGCAGGTCAAAAACTTCCTAACAGATGATCGCTATAAAGAGCTTGTCGAGTTTCTGCATAAATGCTATGCAGAGGGCTTGATTAATAAAGAAGTATTTACACAGGACTACACGAAATACCAGTCATTAGCCAGAGGTGATAAAGACACAGCGAAGGTCGGCTATACATTTGGCTGGGAAGTGACAGACAGATTCGGCAATGAGGTGGCGCCACAATATGCTTCCATGGCACCACTGCAAGTAACAGCTGGAGATGATGTCCAAGTTTCATGGGATTATGACTATAATGGCTTAAACTATGGTGTCAATATGATTACATTATCTGCACAGTCCCAAAATAAAGAAGCTGCATTAGAATTCATCAATGAATTATATGATCCAAAGGTGAGCATGCAGGTGCTGTTTGGCTCCATCGGCACAAATATTGAAGAAAATGCAGATGGCAGCTACAAAGTATTGCCGCCAAAAGATGAAAACATGGATCCAGGAACATGGAAATGGACAACAACATGGGCCGATAACGGACCAATGTATGTAGCAGACGATTTGAAGCTAGAGCTTGGAACGGATATGCAGTCTGTCGGCAAACAAACAGAGCCACTGCAAGAAGCGTTAGATGCCATTGATGTGGAAAATGACGTTCTTCCGAGTATGTTCATTAAGTACAGCAAAGAAGACAATTCGAAGCTTAGCTTAAATAACACTAACTTAATGAACCTTGCCTTAGCGAAATACTCGCAATGGATTACTAAAGGCGGTGTTGATAAAGAGTGGGATGCTTATTTAGAGAATGCCGAAAAAACAGGCTTGCCGGAAAATATCAAAATCATGCAGAAATATTATGATGACTACAAAAAGAACCAATAA
- a CDS encoding GNAT family N-acetyltransferase, translating into MLSVEIRRPQVSDKEELFAFFDLVLEDTFSINGLEKLTEDYEQECKEKREHLLADFASGGVVRHFLIAVDSLSGNLLGCIAYGPASSLIVRETNGVLAGYMEVGTAFVHPHYQNKGIGTMLLNAIIRTLETAEIHHYCLDSGYKIAQKIWTKKLGEPDYLLKDYWGDGAHHMIWNRSIEQV; encoded by the coding sequence ATGCTTTCGGTGGAAATAAGAAGGCCGCAAGTTTCGGACAAGGAAGAACTTTTTGCTTTTTTTGATCTTGTTTTGGAAGATACATTTAGCATAAATGGTTTAGAGAAACTTACTGAAGATTATGAGCAGGAATGTAAGGAAAAGCGGGAGCATCTGTTAGCTGATTTTGCGAGCGGCGGGGTTGTGAGACATTTTTTAATTGCCGTGGATAGTCTGAGTGGAAACCTGCTTGGCTGCATTGCCTATGGACCAGCAAGCTCCCTTATTGTAAGGGAAACAAATGGGGTATTAGCCGGTTATATGGAGGTTGGTACTGCATTTGTTCATCCTCATTACCAGAATAAAGGGATTGGCACAATGCTTCTTAACGCCATTATCCGTACTTTGGAAACAGCAGAAATCCATCACTATTGTTTAGACAGCGGCTATAAAATTGCCCAAAAGATCTGGACGAAAAAACTCGGCGAACCTGACTATTTGTTAAAGGATTATTGGGGAGATGGCGCTCATCATATGATTTGGAACCGAAGCATAGAACAAGTGTAA
- a CDS encoding DNA polymerase thumb domain-containing protein: MFDYSQFPDRSILCVDMKSFYASIIAVHEGLDPLTCHLAVVGNTDRTGSVVLAASPAMKRDFKIKTGSRLFEIPDDPRISIHNPKMGLFVRVSTEITKLFFRYVPPSAVHTYSVDESFLDVSGLEKVWGTPEEIAAQIQRDILLDIGLPSTIGIGPNMLMAKLCLDLAAKKTANGIASWSYDDIPAKLWPLSPLREMWGIGRQVEKTLHSMGIFSVGQLARYDLSLLEKKFGIMGNQLYHHAWGIDLSEVGAPIIQGQISYGKSQILLRDYKDEKEIKSVILEMCEEVAKRARAHHHAGRTISFGLSYSKDEFGGGFHRSRTIENPTNITMDIYRVCLELMRENYHGQTVRQISLSIGKLERDDEVQLDLFDTNSWKKRKIGYVVDGIRNRYGSASLLRAVSYTSGGTARHRAKLLGGHKK; this comes from the coding sequence ATGTTCGACTATTCTCAATTTCCAGACCGTTCCATTCTTTGTGTAGACATGAAAAGCTTTTACGCAAGCATTATCGCCGTCCATGAAGGCTTGGACCCTCTCACATGCCATCTTGCTGTCGTCGGCAATACGGATCGAACAGGCAGTGTTGTCCTTGCAGCATCTCCCGCTATGAAGCGTGATTTTAAAATTAAAACAGGATCCAGGCTTTTTGAGATCCCAGACGATCCGAGAATTAGCATTCACAATCCGAAAATGGGTTTGTTTGTCCGTGTCTCAACAGAAATAACCAAGCTGTTCTTCCGGTATGTCCCCCCATCAGCCGTCCACACCTATTCTGTCGATGAAAGTTTTCTTGATGTGAGCGGTCTTGAGAAGGTTTGGGGCACACCAGAGGAAATAGCAGCCCAAATCCAACGGGATATTCTTCTAGACATCGGCTTACCCTCCACAATCGGCATTGGTCCAAACATGCTGATGGCAAAGCTGTGCCTCGACTTGGCTGCCAAAAAAACAGCCAACGGCATCGCAAGCTGGTCGTATGATGATATTCCCGCAAAGCTGTGGCCCCTTTCTCCATTGCGGGAAATGTGGGGAATCGGCCGACAAGTGGAAAAAACACTGCACAGCATGGGAATATTTTCTGTCGGCCAGCTTGCTCGCTACGACCTGTCCCTTTTGGAGAAAAAATTCGGGATAATGGGCAACCAGCTATATCACCATGCATGGGGAATTGACTTATCCGAAGTCGGTGCACCAATTATACAGGGGCAGATCAGCTACGGAAAAAGCCAAATACTGCTGCGCGATTATAAGGACGAGAAGGAAATTAAATCAGTCATCCTTGAAATGTGCGAGGAGGTTGCCAAAAGAGCTAGAGCCCATCATCACGCAGGCAGAACAATCAGCTTTGGCCTCTCCTACAGCAAAGATGAATTCGGCGGCGGCTTCCATCGGTCGAGAACGATTGAGAACCCAACAAATATTACGATGGATATTTACCGTGTCTGTCTCGAATTAATGCGCGAGAATTATCATGGGCAAACAGTTCGGCAAATCTCTTTGTCTATAGGAAAACTAGAAAGAGATGATGAGGTTCAGCTCGATTTATTTGATACAAATAGCTGGAAAAAAAGAAAAATTGGCTATGTAGTTGATGGCATCCGCAACCGTTACGGTTCCGCCTCCCTGCTTCGTGCTGTTTCGTACACTTCTGGCGGCACTGCTAGACATCGCGCCAAGCTTCTTGGCGGCCATAAAAAATAA
- a CDS encoding TetR/AcrR family transcriptional regulator, whose protein sequence is MSPRKAGRQELTRDSIVYKARELFIEKGYQELSMRSIAKELECSHGAIYYHFKNKAALFHAIVDEGFFALNKRIEEILGEEQEQDKQKQQRLMLSFLEFGLNNQSQYEMMFMQGRKGMGGLSREAANHCYEQFTIAIQTHSKSLLKASAIMSAFISLHGFISHYHGSVKGYEEVKNSAEDHVEFIIKGLENEAKF, encoded by the coding sequence ATGTCACCGAGAAAAGCAGGAAGACAAGAATTAACAAGAGACAGCATTGTATATAAAGCAAGGGAATTATTCATAGAAAAAGGATATCAAGAACTTTCCATGCGCAGCATAGCTAAAGAGCTTGAGTGTAGTCATGGGGCAATTTATTATCATTTTAAAAATAAAGCAGCGCTCTTTCATGCTATTGTTGATGAAGGTTTTTTCGCATTAAATAAACGTATCGAAGAAATTTTGGGTGAAGAACAGGAGCAGGATAAACAAAAGCAGCAGCGACTGATGCTTTCGTTCCTGGAATTCGGGTTAAACAATCAAAGCCAATATGAGATGATGTTTATGCAGGGGAGAAAGGGAATGGGCGGTTTATCTCGTGAAGCTGCCAATCATTGCTACGAACAGTTTACAATCGCCATACAGACACACTCGAAGAGTCTTTTAAAAGCAAGTGCTATTATGTCTGCCTTTATATCACTGCATGGCTTTATTTCTCATTATCATGGCAGTGTAAAGGGCTATGAGGAAGTAAAAAACTCGGCAGAGGATCATGTTGAATTTATTATAAAAGGATTAGAGAACGAGGCGAAGTTTTAG
- a CDS encoding AAA family ATPase yields MFLKKITLLKDDIPQQNSYPFSIPAIKGLRELELTNKVTFFIGENGSGKSTLLEAIADKCGFHTAGGGKNNYYEVHSSQSDLGNHIRLSWMPKITNGFFLRAESFYHFATLQDELEKDPFTKSNYRAYGGKSLLQQSHGESFLSLFQHRFNGQAIYLLDEPEAALSPQRQLTFIRLLHDLAEYEDCQFIIATHSPILLGYPNASILNFDGGEITEIQYEQTDNYRLTKYFLQHREKMLDELLRDD; encoded by the coding sequence ATGTTTCTTAAAAAGATAACCCTCCTTAAAGATGATATACCGCAACAAAACAGCTACCCCTTTTCCATTCCAGCCATTAAAGGCTTGCGGGAACTAGAATTGACAAATAAAGTGACGTTCTTTATTGGCGAGAACGGTTCAGGGAAATCAACACTGCTTGAGGCTATTGCCGATAAATGCGGGTTTCATACGGCAGGAGGAGGAAAAAATAATTATTACGAAGTCCATTCCTCCCAGTCTGATTTAGGTAACCATATTCGGTTATCTTGGATGCCTAAAATTACAAACGGTTTTTTTCTGCGCGCTGAATCCTTTTATCATTTTGCCACACTTCAGGATGAGCTGGAAAAGGACCCATTCACAAAATCAAACTATCGGGCATACGGTGGTAAATCACTGCTGCAGCAATCACACGGTGAATCCTTTTTATCCCTATTTCAGCATCGATTCAATGGGCAAGCGATTTATTTGCTGGACGAACCAGAAGCAGCCCTCTCTCCGCAAAGACAATTAACATTCATCCGTCTCCTGCATGATTTGGCGGAATATGAGGATTGCCAGTTTATCATTGCCACACACTCCCCTATCCTGTTAGGCTATCCGAATGCTTCCATTTTGAACTTTGATGGTGGCGAAATAACTGAAATACAGTACGAGCAAACAGATAATTATCGACTCACGAAATATTTTTTGCAGCATCGGGAAAAAATGTTGGATGAGCTGCTAAGAGATGATTAA
- the mngA gene encoding PTS 2-O-a-mannosyl-D-glycerate transporter subunit IIABC, with the protein MNLRALTSLSLITTDTHFETKHQAIKFLASQLNSEGKLYSEQAFLQSVLEREKQSPTGLDGGIAIPHGKSTAVKEAAFAIATVKTHIADWESVNPDNEVKLVIMLAIPEDQAGSTHLTILSEFMKRLCEEDYKNRLLTAANAEELWRQLDNTSKDSGMEAETGNKTILAVTACPAGMAHTYMAAEALMKAGKALGVNVLVEKQGANGIEDKHTLTQLQLADAVIFANDVAIKDEQRYSHLPKVKTSVAAPIRNAASLLKQALDAAETYPKKLNNTVPRPEDDVNHEHKPFKMEVKDSILTGISNIIPIIVAGGMTLAAAVLISQAFGLQDVYAEEGSWLWLLRQLGGGMLGQLMIPVLSAYMAYSIADKPGLAPGFAAGIAANLIGSGFLGGMLGGFMVGFLLKFFKQNIKTNGVLSGFVSFWVYPVAGTLIVGAIMLFLVGEPLAWLNDGLNTWLEDLSGANAIILGALIGAMVSFDLGGPVNKAAYTFCIGAMASGNFIPYAAFASVKMVSAFAVTAATIIGKQYFNQQEREVGKQTWLLGLAGITEGAIPFMINDPLRVIPSLIAGSAVTGAIVASSHIGLNVPGAGIFSLALLQGKTIWIAAFIWLGAACLGACISTILLIISRKRKILSEKSNAIENKAC; encoded by the coding sequence GTGAACTTAAGAGCTTTAACATCCTTAAGCCTAATTACGACAGATACGCATTTTGAAACAAAGCATCAGGCTATTAAGTTTTTGGCGAGTCAGCTTAACAGCGAAGGTAAACTTTATTCCGAGCAAGCCTTTTTGCAGTCTGTGCTTGAGCGGGAGAAGCAGTCACCGACTGGCCTTGATGGAGGTATAGCCATTCCCCATGGGAAATCAACAGCTGTTAAAGAAGCAGCATTTGCAATTGCGACAGTTAAAACGCATATTGCCGATTGGGAAAGTGTTAATCCAGATAATGAGGTTAAGCTTGTTATTATGCTGGCGATACCGGAAGATCAAGCAGGCTCCACCCATTTAACCATTCTTTCCGAGTTTATGAAACGCTTATGCGAGGAGGATTATAAAAACCGCTTATTGACTGCAGCGAATGCAGAAGAATTATGGAGACAATTGGATAATACAAGTAAGGATAGTGGTATGGAAGCAGAGACAGGAAACAAAACAATACTTGCGGTAACAGCATGTCCTGCCGGAATGGCCCATACCTATATGGCTGCAGAAGCTTTAATGAAGGCAGGCAAAGCGCTCGGAGTGAACGTTTTGGTGGAAAAACAGGGAGCAAATGGGATAGAAGATAAGCATACATTAACACAGCTCCAACTTGCAGATGCCGTAATATTTGCGAATGATGTTGCCATTAAGGACGAACAGCGCTACAGTCACTTGCCCAAAGTAAAGACAAGTGTTGCTGCACCTATAAGAAACGCAGCTTCGCTCCTTAAACAGGCACTAGACGCAGCAGAAACATATCCGAAAAAATTAAATAATACTGTTCCGCGGCCAGAGGACGATGTTAATCACGAGCATAAGCCATTTAAGATGGAAGTCAAGGACTCCATCCTTACAGGTATTTCCAATATCATCCCTATCATTGTGGCAGGTGGCATGACATTGGCAGCAGCTGTGTTAATCTCACAAGCCTTCGGTCTTCAGGATGTATATGCAGAGGAAGGCTCCTGGCTTTGGCTGTTAAGGCAGCTAGGAGGCGGTATGCTTGGTCAGCTGATGATCCCTGTTTTATCTGCATACATGGCCTATTCCATTGCAGATAAACCAGGACTTGCGCCAGGCTTTGCGGCAGGAATAGCAGCTAATTTAATTGGCAGCGGCTTTCTTGGTGGCATGCTGGGCGGATTTATGGTAGGCTTTCTCCTCAAATTTTTCAAGCAAAACATAAAAACAAATGGAGTGCTTTCAGGCTTTGTTAGCTTTTGGGTGTATCCAGTTGCAGGAACACTAATTGTAGGAGCCATCATGCTGTTTTTGGTTGGCGAACCGTTAGCATGGCTTAATGATGGGCTTAACACATGGTTAGAAGATCTTTCTGGTGCTAATGCGATTATTTTAGGAGCGCTTATTGGGGCAATGGTTTCCTTTGACTTAGGTGGTCCTGTTAACAAAGCCGCCTACACATTCTGTATTGGCGCAATGGCGAGCGGCAATTTTATTCCGTATGCTGCTTTTGCATCCGTTAAAATGGTGTCTGCCTTTGCCGTAACAGCAGCTACCATCATTGGAAAACAATACTTTAACCAACAGGAACGTGAGGTTGGCAAACAGACATGGCTGTTAGGCTTAGCAGGTATTACAGAAGGAGCCATTCCGTTTATGATTAATGATCCTTTGCGTGTTATTCCATCGCTCATAGCAGGATCTGCCGTAACAGGGGCAATTGTCGCAAGTAGTCATATTGGATTAAATGTTCCTGGCGCCGGTATCTTTTCCTTAGCTTTACTGCAGGGAAAAACGATTTGGATAGCTGCATTTATATGGCTTGGCGCTGCATGTCTGGGGGCATGTATTTCAACCATTCTTTTAATTATAAGCAGAAAAAGAAAGATTCTGAGTGAGAAAAGCAATGCCATCGAAAATAAGGCGTGTTAA
- a CDS encoding YolD-like family protein: MIRDRGAIKWTAMMLPEHVHSIKEALKEDKKITQPILDEDQIREMELLILESMEYGWVLECEMFKNGEIRRISGHVVHIDHLKQEIRIQDTKDSLHTIPFRSLVNIQKD, from the coding sequence ATGATACGAGACAGAGGGGCCATTAAGTGGACGGCAATGATGCTACCAGAGCATGTGCACAGCATTAAAGAAGCACTGAAGGAAGACAAAAAAATAACGCAGCCCATCCTGGATGAGGATCAAATTCGTGAAATGGAACTGCTCATTTTAGAAAGCATGGAATATGGCTGGGTGCTTGAATGCGAAATGTTTAAAAACGGTGAGATTCGCCGTATCAGCGGCCATGTTGTGCATATTGACCATCTGAAACAGGAAATTCGCATACAGGATACTAAAGATAGTCTACATACTATTCCTTTTCGCAGCTTAGTAAACATTCAAAAAGACTAA
- a CDS encoding MurR/RpiR family transcriptional regulator: protein MNFEERVQMFEYKLNDTDDQIIEYILQHKKDFTTDSIQTSANALYTVPNTITRLSKKLGYESFSHLKNSMRDELQAGELSVQHHSLSFIKKTYDLIDRPLLEKIVKKLGSAKNILFYGAGDSADFCGMMVRNLRVVGKSSDYLSHRHEIYHMLSRMTKQDVLLLISLSGETPLVLEIAEFAKKKGIQTVSLTHFKQNSLQKLADYNLYCYSPRRLKNGYNITDKTPLMIVLQALSEHYWDTFK, encoded by the coding sequence ATGAACTTTGAAGAGCGTGTGCAAATGTTTGAATATAAGCTCAACGATACCGACGATCAAATTATTGAGTACATATTGCAGCATAAAAAGGACTTTACGACTGATTCCATTCAAACTTCTGCGAATGCGTTGTACACGGTTCCTAATACGATAACAAGGCTCTCCAAAAAGCTTGGCTATGAAAGCTTTTCACATCTGAAAAACAGTATGAGGGACGAACTGCAGGCAGGTGAATTATCTGTGCAGCACCATTCGCTTTCCTTTATCAAAAAAACATACGATCTGATTGACCGACCACTTTTAGAGAAAATAGTAAAGAAGCTTGGCTCAGCTAAAAACATCTTGTTTTATGGTGCCGGTGACTCTGCTGATTTTTGCGGGATGATGGTAAGAAATTTGAGAGTAGTCGGAAAAAGCTCTGATTATTTGAGTCATAGGCACGAAATTTACCATATGCTAAGTAGGATGACAAAACAAGATGTACTTCTATTAATAAGCCTGTCAGGTGAAACACCGCTTGTTTTGGAAATAGCTGAGTTTGCGAAGAAGAAAGGGATACAAACGGTATCACTCACCCATTTTAAACAAAACTCATTGCAGAAATTAGCTGATTATAACTTATATTGCTATTCTCCTAGAAGATTAAAAAATGGCTATAATATTACGGACAAAACACCGCTAATGATTGTATTGCAGGCATTGTCTGAGCATTACTGGGACACTTTCAAGTGA